A part of Muntiacus reevesi chromosome 12, mMunRee1.1, whole genome shotgun sequence genomic DNA contains:
- the LOC136145184 gene encoding S-methyl-5'-thioadenosine phosphorylase-like, protein MVSNFLLSRDYKAISLRFCCLLPAYEKTVKITCLSRAARCTRAAPLFPASIPSVAAAASSPDMSSCATPAAMKIGVIGGTGLDDPEILEGRTEKYVDTPFGKPSDALVLGKIKNVDCVLLARHGRQHTIMPSKVNYQANIWALKEEGCTHIIVTTACGSLKEEIQPGDIIIIDQFIDRTTRRLQTFYDGNHSCARGVCHIPMAEPFCPKTREVGCMRQVLGAGALGKKMKLFKIKDPDLKGLNVDSLVIEHVQVTLTEKDQIVSKPEEKVSYKKKSSQKKLKKRKRMAQK, encoded by the exons ATGGTGTCTAATTTTCTCCTTTCCAGAGACTACAAGGCCATATCCTTGCGCTTCTGCTGTCTGCTGCCTG CATATGAAAAGACTGTTAAAATAACTTGTCTCTCCCGCGCCGCGCGCTGCACCCGCGCCGCTCCTCTGTTCCCCGCCTCCATCCCGAGCGTGGCCGCCGCTGCTTCCTCGCCAGACATGTCCTCATGTGCCACTCCCGCTGCCATGAAGATTGGAGTAATTGGTGGAACAGGCCTAGATGATCCAGAAATCTTAGAGGgaagaactgaaaaatatgtGGATACTCCATTTGGCAAGCCTTCTGATGCCTTAGTTTTGGGGAAGATAAAGAATGTTGATTGCGTCCTCCTTGCAAGGCATGGGAGGCAACATACCATCATGCCTTCGAAAGTCAACTATCAGGCAAACATCTGGGCTCTGAAGGAGGAGGGTTGTACCCATATCATAGTGACCACAGCTTGCGGTTCCTTGAAGGAAGAGATTCAGCCTGGTGACATCATCATCATTGATCAGTTCATTGACAGGACTACCAGAAGGCTTCAGACCTTCTATGATGGAAATCATTCCTGTGCCAGAGGAGTGTGCCATATTCCAATGGCTGAACCATTCTGCCCTAAAACAAGAGAG gttggatgcatgagacaagtgctcggggctggtgcactggg aaaaaagatgaagctctttaagatcaaagatcctgatcTTAAAGGCTTAAATGTAGATTCTCTGGTCATTGAGCACGTCCAG GTGACCCTTACTGAGAAAGATCAGATTGTTTCTAAACCAGAAGAGAAGGTTTCATATAAGAAAAAATCatcccagaagaaactgaagaaacgaAAACGTATGGCCCAGAAATAA